GCTTACAGCATGTGTGAATGTGAAATGCTTTCAGTATTCAGATCAAAGCCCAGCGAAATGGACTGGGTGGTAAAGCGCAGTGGAGCTCATCAACAAGATTCTCTGAATGATGGTTGTATTAGGTTGAGAGGACTGCCTTTTGGTTGTTCCAAGGAAGAAATTGCACAGTTCTTCTCAGGTATTGGATTAAGACATCATTTGTTTTACGGACCATTGTACTGTAGCGTAGTGGTGTTAGTGCTTTGCTAAGTAGAAGTTCTTAATTTGTGTAAAATGTTCGTAAGTTTATACTTCGGGGGCCATTCAGGCGTCTCACTTGCTATACTTCACTTCATTTTGTTCTTTACTTAACTTTAAATGTTTGTAATGGCAGGAGAATATGACTTCTGTTGAATATGACTAGCTGTTGAACCATGGAAGATGTTTTCATTTCTGTCCCTCTTGTGGACGCAAATTTTTTAGGACTTAAGCATGTAGACCTCGTTCGTGCCTTACGATACAGAGACAGTGTGGCGCGTGGGGACAGTTTCCGTGTTGTAGCACGTAGACGACAGCAGAACGAAAATGATGAGCCACACTGTGTGGTAGCAGGCTGGTGAAGCTTCGGATAAatcctaaataaataaataaacttcaAAATAAATTGTGCTGGTTGGCCAGAGTGCTCGGACGGGTGTTCGTGCCCCAGCACGTGGATTGTCTCCAGTGAACGCTTACCGATTTTGCTGCTGTAGTATTTGCTCCTTAACATGTTGTAGTGTTTTATTATTCATGAGTGGTTTGGGAGAGCGCTGACTGTATCTGTTTGTCTCATTTTTCTCTGCTGGGTTGGATGATGGAAGGGTTGGAGATTGTCCCCAATGGGATTACACTTCCTACGGACTACCAGGGGAGGAGCACTGGGGAGGCTTTTGTGCAGTTTGCCTCACGGGATATAGCTGAAAAGGCGATGGGGAAACACAAGGAAAAAATTGGGCACAGGTGGGAGAAGAGTGCTACCAGGCGGTGGACTCGTTTGGGCAATCCTCTTTGTCTCTTTTGATGTGTCATTTCAAAGCACTTTTCAAGCCACCTTAGTTTGTGTTGGTACGGGCTGCAAAACAAAAAGTGGGGGGAGGGTTGTTCATATTGAGCATGAGCCAAGCACAGTATTCCTTGACCAGCAGCATGGTGCTTGAGAAGTGCTTTGTGCTTGATAGCTGCACTCCTTATTTTTGTGTAACGACTGGCAGCTAGCCTTCCGCAGCAAATTGTACGTCTTTGTATAAGATCTTTGTGAGTATAGATATAAGGAACACTTCAAACAGATCACATTTTGTTTTACAGTCATACTTAGTTGAGTTCTTACCaagatatcttttttttttaattcttctTCTTTCCCAGTGAATTGAGGAAACACAGCGTATGTAGTGTTTGCATGTGTAGCTACAAGTAGGGTTTCATGTCTCAGAATTTGGTCCAGAACAAATAAGATTTGCAACAGCAACTTTCCCAGTTTGCAGCTTTTGTAAAACATGTAATCATTCTAGCCTTAGTTCTGCTAGGAAAGCATTTTGATGCATGTTACCTCATTTCTGCATTATTGACACACACATGCACTGGAATACAATTCTTCCTCCAATACACTGTGCAGAACCTCTCTGCTTGAGTTAGCCCATGTTTGCAGTTTAGTAGTTAGTCATGCAGATGTcttgatatattttttttttttacatacatTTGATATACATTGTCAACAAATGTAGCCTTGCCTTACGGTTCAGGCAAAGCACAAACTCTAAACTACAGAACCTTAGCTCCAAGTAGCCGATATGTAAACTATGTTGCTTATGAGTTGCTATGAGCCGACATGCTTTGTTTAGATTTCATCAATCCAGTTTTATTTATCCAAGCAGGGCAACTGATGTAGACTACACAACGCAGCATCATTCTAAAAATAACTTGCTGATACTTTGTTATTGTTAAAACAGATTGGCATAAGTAATTACAGTACAACAGTGCTGCTAGACTCATTTTGCCATCAGTTTTGGATTTAACTGATGTAGGGGCCTGAATTTCAAGACATTTGCTCATTAACTTGGTTTAAACAGTATGGCTGCATAATCATTCTGGATGAAGTAATAACGATGGCATTTGAAGATTTTGTGGGATACGTGTCTTGCTATCAAACAACCAAGACAATCGGCTATTGTGTTTCAGACATACTCGTGTAATGTGCAGTAGGTCCATGAAGCCCTTGCTAAttgatgcaagcccagaatatGTTCCTTTTCATTCCAttctatattttttttaatatttcatTATCAAAGTCAGAGCCACGAACTACTAGactataacgaccatgtcacaggGACCCTTTCCCagtgccgcatttggaagctagtggtggcgctactcatcagcTTGGTTATTGCTTACTaaatttctacaatactttgtacttcagcttaccttagtatttttgcacAAGCAGTGGAcatcccacgggagatgcttgtttctaaagttgattatcatcatcgttctacgcgttttcataggagtcgttgctgtcgtctgctacagtaaTCGTGTGTCAGCATCTGCGCATtcgaaattcaaatttccattgtccagtCATCATGTAGATGTCGCGGGCCGATGCGTAGCGGATCATGCAGACGGGCtcttcataggggttgccgattatgacgtggtcgttataatctcgTAGGTCGTTGTCAGAGCACGCTGAACTGATTGCTACTTGTATGTCCTAAATGCCTGACGTCCATTATAATGTACAATAACTTTCCATGGTATTggacataaaagaaaaaaactgaatTGACCGTGTTCCTTTTATAGGTACATAGAAATATTTAAGAGCAGTCTTCAGGAAATTCGCTCCGTGGTGGGCTCGACAATGCCCAAGATGATGAGGCCGATGGGCTCTGCACGGCCAGGTCCCTACGACCGAGGTGACAGATTTGGCGGCCCGTCGCGCTACGCTATGGGTCGAGGAGGAGCACGTACCTTCAGGGGTGCGTCTCTCTCCTTCTTGCTCCTTCACCTCTTGTGCTCTAGGCCTTTTTTGCTTCACTTGTGCTGCATAAGTGTGTTCACTGTGCTCACTTACattgttttttctctttctttttttcaggatTCGTTGATGACGACAACTTTGGCGACTTCGGTAAGTTGATGCATCTGCGCTTTGCTTTTGTCGCTTCACCCCGCCGTGCACCTCAGCATGAAGTGAAGTGTTTTTTCTGTGGAATTGCTGCAACAAAGCACAGGTGACCACAGTGAGGCGCGAGTTGTCGGTCAGACGAGGAACAGCCGCTCCGTGGAATTCTCATTTCACTTTCTGATTGTACGAGCAGCGCGCATGTCATTAGCGTTTGCACTGCAATACCTTATTACCCAGCTTGCCAAATTGTGCTTTTCACTCCCTGAGCAACAGGGCTTACAAAACACTAATTTTGTTGTCATCTTGGTAGGTGGCACAGCTTACAATTTTGAACGGTCACTTCTGGTTGTGTTGACACTTTACATTTCAGAGCAGTTcaatttctatctttttttttactacatAGTACTATTATTGTTATCGGAGTATGTGtggggccctgtgttttaggaTAAAACCCGTTTCTACCCCCCCTGGTTTTGCATCATCATGTAGTGTAAAACCTGAAAATGAACTTGGAGGgaaaaagtgccaattcagccaccaatacagGCAGTGTACGCTAAGCACTGGACAATCTGCGCAGTGGTTCTGCATGTCATGTTCATCTAAAATGtgtgaaatgttttgttttgttttttcacactctaagatatattttttCCGCCTGATTTTACGCCGTTtcacagctcctgaaataaaacctggTTTTCACCCCCCAATTTTTAAACAAAACCAAAGCCCGAAAACACGGGGCTTTAAGTATGCAGCATGCATTTGCAAAGTGGTCATTCAGTTGTTGGTGACTTCCTTTCAGGACGTGGGCCTATGGGCAGCCGATTCGGTGGTGGTGGATTTGATGGAGGAAACGGAGGCGGTGCACGCTACGCCGCTACTGGTCATTTTGTTCACATGCGTGGGTTGCCATTCCGAGCCACTGAGCAGGACATATTTGAAGTGAGTATGGTGAATGCCTTGAAGTGAATAATGATTTGGCACACGCAGACACCTTGACTGGCATTCTATCTTCCACTCAAGATCGCAAGTGTGCAACATTGATACTGTTTTCCTGTACCTTTTATGCGAGCTGCCGACGGAGCTTGCTCTGTTACTTGAGGACAAACATTTTTTAACATTTGCATTATCTTTTTAGTTTCAAAGTTGTGAATGTTTCACACAGATGGCTACGTGGATGCATTTTTCAGTGTGTGCGTGGCAACTAGTcgtaactagagcctgaagttttagggttttacccgattcttccccgaatttgcaccccgaattgaaggttgcctctttagggtgaaacccgatttttgcctGGCAAATTGCTCTCGcttggatgtctgtaggaatgcactaacttacttgtttggcagcaaatgcagttacatcaccgtttgtaccaaaccaccaCAGTTACtgtgagtaactgagcccgatttccccccgaatttagcctactggaagttttttcaccggaattcgcacgaatttagtgtgcatgtttatttaccctatttttaccccccgaatttagaaaaaaatatttcccgaaaccTTCAGGCTCTAGTTGTAACCAACACGATGGTGTGTGCAGTAGCGCATTCAACGTTTCAATCGCCGCCTGTTCTGAAATCCTTTTCAGTTTTTCCGTCCCATGAACCCAGTTCACGTGCACCTTATTTACGAGGACAGTGGTCGACCATCTGGTGAGTGCGACGTTGAGTTCGCGACCCACGAAGAAGCTGTCAAGGCTATGAGCAAAGATAAAGCACACATGCGTAAGTATTGTCCCCGAACCTGCTCTCGCCATTGTGAGGCACGAGAGGATGTACGAGTACTCTTTCTGCAGAACACCGGTACATTGAACTCTTCCTGAACTCCACTCCAAGTGGTATGGGTGGTGGCAGCAACAACGGAGGTGGGGGCGGTTTTGGCAACGGAGTAGGGCCCATTGGGTCTGGTCCTGCCGCTTCTGGGGGCTTCTCTGGAACAATGGCACCTGGAGGCACAGGATTTGGTGCCGGCCGTTACGGAGGCAAGTGACCTATGCCTTGTTTCACCTGCTGTGGCACAGCGTGCAGCGCCTTGGTTTGGCTCTTAACAAGCTAGAATTTGTCTAGAAAGCGTGGGCAGTATGTGTTCAGTGCAATCTTGTTGCTGCGTTAATGCAACCAGGTCCAAAGAACTAAGCCAGTGAAAATGATATTGGATGTGAGTGTCGAATGTATGGTCTTCTGGGAggtaattttaaaaaaaatttaaacTACACACATGCATATTAGTTCCTTTCGTTGATGATGAATTTTTATACGGAACTACTCTACAGCAGTTTCTGATTGTATGCTGCCCTTTGATCTCATAATTGCACCGTGCATGATTCATAGAGCCAGAGGTTAACGGGaagtatttttttctaaattttggggtaaaaatcgggtaaataaacgtgctgtaaattcatgcgaattcgggtggaaatacttccagtatgctaaattcggggaggaaTCGTTCTCAGTttctcaaactaactgtactggtttggtacaaatggtgatgttaCTGCATTTAACTTAGTGCGCATTCCTACGgctgtctcagtgagggcaatttgccaggtaaaaatctggtTAAACCCTAGAACTTCAGGCTTTGATTCACCATGCACTCATTGGAGTTCAACCCGCTATTAGCACTCTCTTCTAATAGGAAATTGAGGTGGACCACCACTGTTATCAATTTTTGTATCAATTTAGTAGTAGTGTGAGCCAAATGTTTTCAGGTACAGTGTGATCATGACCCACATTTGACCCACATTAACATTTAACAGACCCTGAATTGTGCTCTTTTTAATACAGGTCTCATTGAAGCTAACTACGAAAACGAGTAGCTGCTATACATTAGAGTAACGAAAGTGCATTAGAATTCAGAACGTAAAGTCTATAATTTCATCCGTTATTGCAGGTGGCAGCGGTGGAGCTGGGAACAGCTACTACAGCACTGGAATTGGCAGTATGGGCTCGGGAACGTACGGGGCAGGGTCTATGATTGGTGGGAACAACTACACCTCTTTCTGAAGTGGCTGCTTCTACAAAACTGCACGAGAGCTTCATTTTCATACCTTCCTCGTTTTATGTTGTACAAAGTCCTCTAACGTTCACACATTCATGTTGAGTATGAGTTGTAAACTTCAGCCTAGTGAATGAATCATTTGTCATTGCAACACTGACTGTGCCACACAAAACAAAGGAATAAATGATTTCCAATGACTGATCTTGGCTCTGTGCTTCATGTGTCTTGTCTTTCTGCTTCTAGCTTTACAAGCCACCACTAGGTTTGCAGCAGCTACATTCAGATCATGCGATCAAATTAGGAGGAGATCCTGATAAGCATGATCCATGTGTCAAATGCAACTTAGTGTTGTGATAAGCTGAGTGTAGTAGTGCTTTCACATAGAGATTGTGTGGAATGCTGGGAACCACAAACTAGAGCCCACCTCTCAGTCAAGATAAGGGTGTCTGCAGCAGTACGCAACATAGCTACAATTCATGCTATTAAAAATCCCCTGAGACTGGGGAAGTATGAAACAAACACATGGACAAAGTCTCAAGTCAAAGCTACAATGGTGATTTGACCACTGCAGCTGGAATACCAAAATATGTAACATGCTCACTGCTGTTATTTATCTGTTCTCTTTGCACCCagatctttccttttttttggggggggggggggggttggttGACGTGAACGTAATGGATGTTGCGGGCGTAACTTATACGCTACGCGAATGAGCCAGGCAAGACCATCTAACGCGACACCATACGCGTATTTTGTCTGCCTGTATGTGtggtgacatgttgcacgtgccttGTAGGACTGCTGATGTAATTGCAGGTTACGCGCGCCGAAAATCTCTGACACACACGGAGCTGGAAACAATGTTATTTACCTCCCCGCCTCCCCCACACTGCTACCGTCCTCCGCTGGGATTGAACCCGTGATCTTAGCTCAACACGTTTGTAGGATGGGACACgcgcaatgcttgcccacaaCAAGCTTCagaaatagtactgctctcgcctcAAGTCTTCCAGTTATGATGTATCTCCAGTACAGAGTGAACTGTTTTGAGATGTAttgtattggcatcaaagtggAAGCCTAACCACAGGGTCCGTCATGACCAAATGTAACGAGATTTCCGAAAACTTGAGCAACATTGAAATTGGCATAGCGCCATAGCGCTCCTGAGCGCTAGCGCTAGCAGCGCTAGCTAGCGCCGCGGCGCCACCAACCGTTTTGCAGGGTGTGCGGCCAGCGGAGTGGTGTTTGCTGGGAGTAACCCGTGTTTCTACAAAATATCGCAGTGATCTTTATCCCATGGCATTTATATGATGCAGTGAGTTTTGTGGAAAACATCAAGACGCCAGTCAATCATGGGATATGCAGACACGGCGCGCCTTCTTAGCCATCCTTCACTTTTCACAACTGTGCCATCGACTTCGTGATGTGCTTCTCTTGTGTGACGTGCAGGTAGTGCTGAAATGTAGAGCTACTCTCGTAGCTCCAGCGCAGCTACAGCTGAATTTAGTAAGTTCATTTCCTGTTTAGTGGTCAAAGTACCGCTTTTCGTGAGTGCTAACTGGATTTTGACCACGGATACCATTGATCTTGAAGTCGAGATCGATGCTGCTTCGCGAAGCTAGGTGCCATGTTGGGCATTCAACACACCATTAACAACTATTAACTTGTTTCTGAGAAAATCAGAACAGGAATGTCACCACGGAAAGGTTTCACACATGGAACAGGTTACTAAGTTTCAGATACATTGCATGGCATGATTGATTAGACGGCTATGTTATATGACACTGTGGTTCTATATACCATTTCCGGACAGGATGCAAACACACAAGCAAATATAAATAGGTTTGTTGTAAATTACCACAGAAGTTTTGTTTCACAGTTTTGATGCTGATCTGCATTTGCCTACGCAATCGTGACGTAACATTACCTTGCTCGGGTTGATGTAACATGTGTTCGCACTGCTGCTCTTTCCATTTATAAGACGTGTTACAGTAGTTCGAGGAAGCATTGATTGATAACTTCTCCGTTTTACGTTCCGAAAAGTCGAGAAAAGACTGCGGGGAAGAAACTTTGTATAGAGCATGCCAATACCAACAATCCTGAATTGTTGTTTGTAGTTTGTATACAACTGAGCAGTCTATACATATGCGCGAATCCTTTGCCACGCTTTAAGCACGCTTCTGGAGCCTTTTAATCAGTTTCCGTCTCTTATGTGTGCATTGAAAAACAATGCGGCACATTATCTGATATTTGATATGCAGGCTCAGTGAAATAAcattataatatataataattaatgtgcaagaaatgaaaagtTGTGTCAGTGTGCTCACCATCTGTTCAAATCAA
This genomic stretch from Ornithodoros turicata isolate Travis chromosome 9, ASM3712646v1, whole genome shotgun sequence harbors:
- the LOC135368662 gene encoding heterogeneous nuclear ribonucleoprotein F-like, with product MSGGNDEAEGFVLRVRGLPWSTTKEEIQNFFSKCNIKGGLNGIHMTLSREGRPSGEAYIELESEQDVEVGLQQNNQHMGHRYIEVFRSKPSEMDWVVKRSGAHQQDSLNDGCIRLRGLPFGCSKEEIAQFFSGLEIVPNGITLPTDYQGRSTGEAFVQFASRDIAEKAMGKHKEKIGHRYIEIFKSSLQEIRSVVGSTMPKMMRPMGSARPGPYDRGDRFGGPSRYAMGRGGARTFRGFVDDDNFGDFGRGPMGSRFGGGGFDGGNGGGARYAATGHFVHMRGLPFRATEQDIFEFFRPMNPVHVHLIYEDSGRPSGECDVEFATHEEAVKAMSKDKAHMQHRYIELFLNSTPSGMGGGSNNGGGGGFGNGVGPIGSGPAASGGFSGTMAPGGTGFGAGRYGGGSGGAGNSYYSTGIGSMGSGTYGAGSMIGGNNYTSF